One genomic segment of Hymenobacter psoromatis includes these proteins:
- a CDS encoding POTRA domain-containing protein, protein MKHRGPVYFLGLVNVFLGWLLLGLHPAVAQTPLPSPPPDSLRELSQERHPPPLAPVVAPTDTLVRVGACPMRRVRIVAILFVGNNRTRERTLRAELNFHEGDSLTVADLPARLEVNRRRLFNLQLFHAVLAQASCGGTGQLTVLFSVQERWYILPTPILSLSEDFNVWRTRPDRWHRIDYGLHLVDTNFRGRAEQLTANIQLGFNRKYELFYEAPGFGRRRRVGLGLGISYYQSRNLDYNIIGDRRLSLPSAEEDAFPIQRFYLTGGLRLRHTVQLSSAFDVSYHREQVSPLILGLNPDYLLGFQQRQYLEASFITTNNQRNTFAYPLTGQFMSGGLTFRQFVGSPDRSPAYATLRGRYSRYLSLGHQFYYALGLAAQTRLFAARLAEVDARSLGYDALVRGYDFYIVEGRSYGVVQQGLSWRAWAPPPLRIPFVNNPKINTLPLAIYLNAFADAGLTGGGVGLPARPSNQLPGQLQASVGAGVHFVTYYDRVFCLELIRTLTVYPNLGFFFRSTFPI, encoded by the coding sequence GTGAAGCACCGCGGCCCGGTTTATTTTTTAGGCTTAGTAAACGTATTCTTAGGTTGGCTGCTGCTGGGCCTGCACCCGGCGGTGGCCCAAACGCCCCTACCCTCCCCTCCGCCCGATAGCCTGCGCGAGCTGAGCCAGGAGCGCCATCCGCCGCCGCTTGCTCCCGTGGTGGCTCCCACCGATACGCTGGTGCGGGTGGGCGCGTGCCCCATGCGGCGGGTGCGCATAGTAGCCATTCTGTTCGTGGGCAACAACCGCACCCGCGAGCGCACCCTGCGCGCCGAGCTGAACTTCCATGAAGGTGACTCGTTGACGGTGGCCGACCTGCCGGCCCGTCTCGAAGTTAATCGCCGCCGCCTGTTTAATCTTCAGCTTTTTCACGCGGTGCTGGCGCAGGCCAGCTGCGGCGGCACGGGCCAGCTCACGGTGCTCTTCAGCGTGCAGGAGCGCTGGTACATTCTGCCTACCCCCATCCTGTCGTTGAGCGAAGACTTCAACGTGTGGCGCACCCGCCCCGACCGCTGGCACCGCATCGATTACGGCTTGCACCTGGTAGATACCAACTTCCGGGGCCGGGCCGAGCAGCTCACGGCCAATATTCAGCTGGGCTTCAATCGTAAGTACGAGCTATTTTATGAAGCGCCGGGCTTTGGCCGCCGCCGCCGGGTAGGGCTGGGGCTGGGCATCTCGTACTACCAAAGCCGCAACCTGGACTATAACATCATTGGCGACCGCCGTCTGAGCTTACCCAGCGCGGAAGAAGATGCTTTTCCCATCCAGCGCTTTTACCTCACGGGCGGGCTGCGGCTGCGCCACACCGTGCAGCTGTCGTCGGCGTTCGATGTGTCGTACCACCGCGAGCAGGTGAGCCCGCTCATCCTGGGCCTCAACCCTGATTACTTGCTGGGCTTCCAGCAGCGCCAGTACCTGGAGGCTAGTTTCATTACTACTAATAACCAGCGCAATACCTTCGCCTACCCCCTCACGGGGCAGTTTATGTCGGGGGGGCTTACGTTTCGGCAGTTTGTGGGCAGCCCCGACCGCTCACCCGCCTACGCCACGCTGCGCGGACGCTATTCACGCTACCTCAGCCTGGGGCACCAGTTTTACTACGCCCTGGGCCTGGCCGCCCAAACCCGGCTTTTCGCCGCCCGTCTGGCCGAAGTCGATGCCCGTTCGCTGGGCTACGATGCCTTGGTGCGGGGCTACGACTTCTACATTGTGGAGGGCCGCAGCTACGGCGTGGTGCAGCAGGGCCTGAGCTGGCGCGCCTGGGCCCCGCCCCCGCTGCGCATCCCGTTCGTCAACAACCCCAAAATTAACACCCTACCCCTAGCCATCTACCTCAACGCCTTCGCTGATGCGGGCCTTACCGGCGGTGGCGTGGGCCTGCCCGCGCGCCCCAGTAACCAGCTGCCGGGCCAGCTGCAAGCCTCCGTGGGGGCCGGCGTGCATTTTGTGACGTATTATGACCGGGTATTTTGCCTGGAATTAATTCGTACCCTCACCGTATATCCCAATCTGGGCTTCTTCTTTCGCTCCACCTTTCCCATTTAA